One genomic segment of Oscillospiraceae bacterium includes these proteins:
- the recN gene encoding DNA repair protein RecN yields MLTKLYIENVAVIKSADVDFKAGFTVLTGETGAGKSVLIDSVNAILGQRTSKDLVRYGAQKAYVSATFSVLSPNVLKLLDENGYETEEGDLILSREIQVGGKSTARINSRPATAQFLQELGNHLINIHGQHDNQKLLDEDTHLEILDSLGEYSDAFADYQAAYIELKHIKTELEKLMQNINDREERLDILKYQIGELESAHLKEGEIEALEAERQLVLHAEKVLGAVENTRNLIDGNTNTDGVRASLIESARELDTTAKYCENAGALSKRLNEVSIILQEISFDLSDLADGLNFNPGRQAEIEDRLSILDKLRRKFGDDEKVMLAKLAQLKAEYDVLCDSDFQTQKLKEEFERAKQIAFTKAKTLSEKRRASADRFMSAVAKELAFLQMPNVKLTAVFEKVPLSSMGYDEVVFLISANIGEPPKSISKIASGGELSRIMLAIKSVLSSHDDIPTLIFDEIDAGVSGKTAAKIGIKIKQVSKNRQIICVTHLAQIAAYADSHMLIEKSENQTDTRTTVSELDSEGRVDELARILGGSEITETTRNNARELIAQAEKTD; encoded by the coding sequence ATGCTGACAAAACTCTATATCGAAAACGTCGCGGTCATCAAATCGGCGGATGTGGATTTCAAAGCGGGATTCACGGTGCTGACCGGCGAGACCGGTGCGGGAAAATCGGTATTGATCGATTCGGTTAATGCGATTTTGGGACAGAGAACTTCAAAGGACCTTGTGCGCTACGGTGCTCAGAAGGCCTATGTCAGCGCGACCTTTTCCGTGCTCTCACCCAATGTGCTCAAGCTGCTCGATGAAAACGGATATGAGACCGAAGAGGGAGATTTGATTCTCTCGCGAGAAATTCAAGTTGGTGGAAAAAGCACGGCACGAATCAACAGCCGCCCCGCGACCGCACAGTTTTTACAAGAACTCGGCAACCACCTGATCAACATCCACGGCCAACACGATAATCAAAAGCTGCTCGATGAAGATACCCATCTTGAAATTTTAGATTCGCTCGGGGAATATTCCGACGCGTTCGCCGATTATCAAGCGGCATACATAGAGTTAAAACACATTAAAACAGAGCTTGAAAAGTTAATGCAAAACATCAACGACCGCGAAGAGCGGCTCGACATCTTGAAATATCAAATCGGCGAACTAGAATCCGCACATCTCAAAGAGGGCGAAATTGAAGCGTTGGAGGCCGAAAGACAGTTAGTTCTTCACGCCGAAAAGGTTCTCGGAGCCGTTGAAAACACCCGAAACCTCATTGACGGAAACACCAACACCGACGGCGTACGCGCATCCCTTATTGAGAGTGCCAGGGAACTGGATACGACGGCTAAATACTGCGAAAACGCCGGAGCACTTTCCAAGCGGCTTAACGAGGTCTCGATCATTCTGCAGGAGATCTCATTTGATTTATCCGATCTGGCTGACGGGCTCAACTTTAATCCCGGGCGGCAGGCCGAGATTGAAGACCGCCTGAGCATACTGGACAAACTGCGCCGTAAATTCGGTGACGATGAGAAAGTCATGTTAGCCAAACTTGCTCAGTTGAAAGCGGAATATGACGTTTTATGCGACAGCGATTTCCAAACCCAGAAGCTTAAAGAAGAATTTGAACGTGCAAAGCAGATTGCCTTTACAAAAGCAAAAACGCTTTCCGAAAAGCGCCGTGCATCCGCCGATCGTTTTATGAGCGCGGTTGCCAAGGAATTGGCCTTTTTACAGATGCCGAACGTCAAATTAACGGCGGTATTCGAAAAAGTCCCACTCTCGAGTATGGGATACGATGAAGTTGTATTTCTGATTTCCGCGAATATCGGCGAACCGCCCAAGTCCATCTCCAAAATCGCTTCGGGCGGCGAACTCTCCCGCATCATGCTGGCCATTAAGAGCGTTTTATCTTCTCACGACGATATCCCGACTTTGATTTTCGACGAGATCGACGCAGGCGTCAGCGGTAAAACTGCCGCGAAAATCGGCATCAAAATCAAGCAGGTCTCAAAAAACCGACAGATCATCTGTGTGACGCACCTTGCGCAGATTGCCGCTTATGCTGACAGCCATATGTTAATTGAAAAGTCCGAAAACCAAACCGATACGCGCACGACGGTTTCCGAATTGGACAGCGAGGGCAGGGTGGACGAACTCGCCCGCATCCTCGGCGGTTCCGAAATCACCGAAACTACGAGAAACAATGCGCGGGAACTTATTGCTCAGGCGGAAAAAACCGATTGA
- the argR gene encoding arginine repressor: MKNKRQERILELIASKEIQTQDDLLKMLNDSGYNVTQATVSRDIKELKLVKVTTSNGKYRYSVGTRSNLNEPESRFISMCEQNAITSDFAGNICVIRCLSGTANAICAAMDVARNDIVGTIAGDDTIFILFKTPQQAEDFSAHILRIISE, translated from the coding sequence ATGAAAAACAAGCGTCAGGAGAGAATTCTTGAGTTGATCGCTTCAAAAGAAATTCAAACCCAGGATGATTTGTTGAAAATGCTCAATGATTCGGGTTATAACGTAACCCAGGCCACAGTTTCTCGAGATATCAAAGAGTTGAAGCTTGTTAAAGTCACCACAAGCAACGGCAAATACCGCTACAGCGTCGGAACACGCAGCAATTTGAATGAGCCGGAATCACGTTTTATTTCCATGTGCGAGCAAAACGCCATCACCTCCGACTTTGCGGGCAATATTTGCGTGATCCGATGCCTGAGCGGAACAGCGAATGCCATCTGTGCTGCAATGGATGTAGCCAGAAACGATATTGTCGGCACAATCGCAGGCGACGACACGATCTTCATTCTGTTCAAAACGCCTCAGCAGGCGGAGGATTTCAGCGCACATATACTTCGAATCATCAGCGAATAA
- a CDS encoding NAD(+)/NADH kinase — translation MKIAMLPSIVCDSSIPAVTKICLFLKSKGVEIVMFDKYRGYGDICVYTGDFYGMIASCDIVAAVGGDGVMLHAAKHAAQYGKPVLSVNCGRMGYLASIEASELDLLDRVVTGNYNILKRRMLSVLHENKNGIKEYFALNDAVLGSGNIAKTVEIEVFCDGRTVMKIKGDGTIFSTPTGSTAYAFSAGGPVIDPLIDCISLTPVCPHSFSGRTLVFSSPVELTSKVRRGDVFLTVDGEEGIIFEKDDILHIKNSDKTVKFITLKDKNFFDVFREKISE, via the coding sequence ATGAAAATCGCCATGCTGCCGTCCATCGTTTGCGATTCAAGCATTCCTGCGGTAACCAAAATATGCCTTTTTTTAAAATCAAAAGGCGTTGAAATTGTGATGTTTGATAAGTACCGGGGTTATGGCGATATCTGCGTCTATACCGGTGATTTTTACGGAATGATCGCAAGCTGTGACATCGTCGCTGCGGTCGGAGGTGATGGCGTTATGCTTCATGCAGCAAAACACGCTGCGCAGTATGGCAAACCGGTACTTTCCGTTAACTGCGGGCGGATGGGGTACTTAGCGTCAATTGAAGCCTCGGAACTCGATCTGCTTGATCGGGTCGTTACCGGAAATTACAACATATTGAAGCGCCGGATGCTTTCGGTATTACATGAAAATAAGAATGGAATCAAAGAATATTTTGCTCTTAACGACGCTGTGCTCGGCAGCGGCAATATTGCAAAAACTGTAGAGATCGAAGTCTTTTGCGACGGGAGAACCGTGATGAAGATCAAAGGAGACGGCACGATCTTCTCAACACCGACAGGCTCCACTGCATATGCGTTTTCCGCCGGCGGCCCCGTGATCGATCCCCTCATCGACTGCATATCATTGACGCCGGTTTGTCCGCACTCTTTTTCCGGAAGAACTCTCGTTTTTTCATCGCCGGTAGAACTAACCTCAAAAGTCCGCCGAGGGGACGTTTTTTTGACTGTTGACGGGGAAGAGGGCATCATATTCGAAAAGGATGACATTTTGCATATCAAAAATTCTGATAAAACCGTGAAATTTATCACTTTAAAAGATAAGAACTTTTTTGATGTATTCCGTGAAAAGATCAGTGAATAA
- a CDS encoding TlyA family RNA methyltransferase — protein sequence MRADVLLIQKGFAPSRQKAQELIKSGNAYANGKIVAKPSQELAEDSEIICEGRIEFVGRGGYKLKAALDAFQIDVTGLTAADIGASTGGFCDCMLQEGIKKIYAVDVGHNQLAPSIGSDQRIVSLEGVNAKELDVKLFNGKVDFLTADLSFISVTILFDKFREVLKDDAGAVILIKPQFEAGKSHIGKNGIVKDPKVHLSVLKNAVNRAQKSGFSVCGLTYSPITGGDGNIEFLLYLRVMGAELTGIDRTIERVVEEAHNKGKDDVT from the coding sequence ATGAGAGCTGATGTTTTATTGATTCAAAAAGGATTTGCTCCGAGCCGTCAAAAGGCACAGGAATTGATCAAATCAGGGAATGCATATGCAAACGGGAAAATTGTTGCAAAACCGTCCCAGGAACTCGCCGAGGACAGCGAAATCATATGCGAGGGTAGAATCGAATTCGTCGGCAGAGGAGGATACAAGCTCAAAGCTGCCCTTGATGCTTTTCAAATCGACGTCACAGGACTCACCGCTGCGGATATCGGCGCAAGCACCGGCGGATTCTGCGACTGCATGCTGCAAGAGGGTATTAAGAAAATTTACGCAGTCGACGTTGGCCATAACCAGCTCGCACCTTCGATCGGATCCGATCAGCGCATAGTATCTTTGGAGGGTGTTAATGCAAAGGAATTAGATGTAAAATTGTTCAATGGAAAAGTGGACTTTCTGACGGCGGACCTCTCTTTCATATCTGTGACGATTTTATTCGACAAATTTCGAGAAGTGTTGAAAGATGATGCCGGGGCTGTTATACTGATAAAGCCACAGTTCGAAGCGGGAAAGAGCCATATCGGAAAAAACGGAATCGTTAAAGACCCTAAAGTACATCTGAGTGTTTTGAAAAATGCAGTAAACAGAGCACAAAAAAGTGGATTTTCGGTCTGCGGGCTCACTTATTCCCCCATAACGGGAGGGGATGGGAATATTGAATTTTTATTGTATCTTAGAGTCATGGGTGCCGAACTTACCGGCATAGATCGAACCATTGAAAGAGTTGTTGAAGAAGCTCACAACAAAGGAAAGGATGATGTCACATGA
- the dxs gene encoding 1-deoxy-D-xylulose-5-phosphate synthase yields the protein MLPEGILSKINSPSDLKPLNKKQLEDLCGEIRSEIMEVVSKNGGHLASNLGTIELTCCLEKVFCNQEDRIIFDVGHQCYTHKLLTGRKERFCTLRKEDGISGFMRPTESKYDAVVTGHSSTALSSALGLSAAKHLRGESGQVVAVIGDGAMTGGVFYEALNNAAQSANKVVIVINDNEMSISKNIGGMAKHLAALTSRRSYFNFKDFVERFLKGVPLIGKGLFKFAVHTRDFFKRIITRSTIFSDFGLKYIGPVDGHDVDQLLTVFERAKKLDASVVVHCITIKGKGFTVAEDNPTKYHSTAPFIIENGAAIKPPQLDFSAAFGETVCQLAGKDNRICAVTASMCTGTGLLEFSKKYPDRFYDVGIAEQHAVTFCAGLAAGGMIPVLAVYSTFLQRGYDQLIHDVAIAGLHVIFCIDRAGLVGVDGETHQGLFDVAYFNSIPGFTVYSPSDFSELQYCLKQAVDISGPVVIRYPRGIQKINEHEEELRKNSLLAIGYGRVGVNVINACRGIATAIKLVRIKPIEEEAIDKALNYSQILFFEEAVHAGSVGEEFLWQMQQQGFRGNFQQICVPDGFVTHASISSQLKRFGLDEESIRRRLIETLDSGDAG from the coding sequence ATGCTGCCCGAAGGAATTCTATCAAAAATTAACAGCCCATCCGATCTAAAGCCGCTTAATAAAAAGCAGCTTGAGGATTTGTGCGGCGAAATCCGCAGTGAGATCATGGAAGTCGTCTCGAAGAACGGGGGTCATCTGGCTTCAAATTTGGGTACAATCGAATTAACCTGCTGCCTTGAAAAGGTGTTTTGCAATCAAGAAGATCGTATCATTTTCGATGTCGGACACCAGTGCTATACCCATAAACTGCTCACCGGCAGAAAAGAACGCTTTTGCACCCTGCGAAAAGAAGACGGCATTTCCGGCTTTATGCGCCCGACTGAGAGCAAATATGATGCGGTTGTCACCGGCCACAGCAGCACGGCTCTTTCTTCCGCACTCGGTTTATCGGCTGCCAAACATCTTCGCGGTGAGAGTGGGCAGGTGGTTGCTGTCATCGGAGATGGTGCAATGACCGGTGGGGTTTTTTACGAAGCACTCAACAACGCGGCACAGTCGGCGAACAAAGTCGTAATTGTTATCAATGACAACGAGATGTCGATATCTAAAAACATCGGCGGGATGGCCAAACACCTTGCAGCTTTGACATCAAGGCGCAGTTATTTCAATTTCAAGGATTTTGTGGAACGCTTTTTAAAAGGAGTCCCTTTGATTGGTAAAGGATTATTCAAATTCGCGGTGCATACCAGAGATTTTTTTAAACGCATCATCACACGCAGCACCATTTTTTCGGATTTTGGCCTCAAATACATCGGACCTGTGGACGGGCACGACGTCGATCAGCTTTTAACCGTTTTCGAACGTGCAAAAAAACTCGATGCCTCGGTTGTAGTACATTGCATAACTATAAAGGGAAAAGGCTTTACGGTTGCGGAAGACAATCCTACTAAATACCATTCGACTGCGCCGTTTATCATTGAAAACGGTGCTGCGATTAAACCGCCCCAGTTGGACTTTTCCGCCGCTTTTGGCGAAACCGTCTGCCAGCTCGCCGGTAAAGACAACCGCATCTGCGCAGTCACGGCTTCGATGTGCACCGGAACAGGGCTTCTGGAATTTTCGAAAAAATATCCCGACCGTTTTTATGATGTCGGAATTGCGGAACAACATGCAGTCACATTTTGCGCGGGACTCGCCGCCGGCGGTATGATTCCTGTATTGGCGGTTTATTCGACTTTCCTGCAGCGGGGATACGACCAACTCATTCATGATGTCGCAATCGCCGGTCTGCATGTTATTTTTTGCATCGACAGAGCGGGATTGGTCGGAGTCGATGGGGAGACGCATCAAGGCCTGTTCGACGTCGCTTATTTTAACAGCATACCCGGATTTACGGTTTATTCGCCCTCGGATTTCAGCGAATTGCAATATTGCCTGAAACAGGCGGTTGATATCTCAGGGCCGGTGGTCATTCGCTATCCCAGAGGCATTCAAAAAATCAACGAGCACGAAGAAGAATTGCGCAAAAACAGCCTTCTCGCAATCGGTTATGGCCGAGTCGGCGTCAATGTGATCAACGCATGCCGGGGAATCGCCACAGCAATAAAACTGGTGCGGATAAAACCCATCGAGGAAGAGGCGATTGATAAAGCCCTGAATTATTCGCAAATACTGTTTTTCGAAGAAGCTGTTCACGCGGGCTCAGTCGGTGAAGAGTTTTTGTGGCAAATGCAGCAGCAGGGTTTTCGGGGCAATTTTCAACAAATCTGTGTTCCAGACGGTTTTGTCACCCATGCCAGCATTTCAAGCCAGCTGAAACGATTCGGCCTTGATGAGGAAAGCATTCGTCGTCGGCTTATAGAAACGTTAGACAGCGGTGACGCGGGATGA
- a CDS encoding polyprenyl synthetase family protein, with amino-acid sequence MLYSVGNGGKRLRPLLMIEFFKLNRNDEDLIYPFAAALEYIHSYSLIHDDLPCMDNSDLRRGKPSTHKQFGEWQALLAGDGLLNYAIETILNHTNYSKIPVETALICLKELLIASGINGMVGGQNLDLESEGKSLNIDELTLLQSKKTGAIIKAAGRIGVIASGGGGKTLRLADEYCENLGRMFQMTDDILDVCGNERLLGKPTNGDCSHNKSTFVSELGLEKAKKITGELAEKAIKAAKMLQNDFLGDLANFLLTRNK; translated from the coding sequence ATGTTATATAGTGTGGGAAACGGCGGGAAAAGGCTGCGTCCGCTGTTGATGATCGAGTTTTTCAAACTTAATAGAAATGACGAAGACTTGATTTATCCTTTCGCCGCAGCTTTGGAGTATATCCATTCCTATTCGCTTATCCACGACGATTTACCCTGTATGGACAACAGTGACCTTCGGCGCGGAAAGCCTTCGACTCACAAGCAATTTGGCGAGTGGCAGGCATTATTGGCCGGAGACGGTTTGTTGAATTACGCCATTGAGACTATTTTGAACCATACAAATTATTCTAAAATTCCGGTAGAGACAGCATTAATTTGTTTAAAAGAACTTTTAATTGCATCCGGGATCAATGGTATGGTGGGCGGCCAGAACCTCGACCTGGAGAGCGAGGGAAAGAGCTTGAATATCGACGAGTTGACTTTACTGCAAAGCAAAAAGACGGGGGCAATCATTAAAGCGGCAGGCAGAATCGGCGTTATCGCATCGGGCGGAGGCGGAAAAACGCTCCGTCTAGCTGACGAGTACTGTGAAAATTTAGGCCGTATGTTTCAAATGACAGACGATATATTGGACGTCTGCGGAAATGAGAGGTTACTTGGTAAACCGACAAACGGGGACTGCAGTCATAATAAATCCACATTTGTTAGTGAACTTGGTCTTGAAAAAGCGAAGAAAATTACGGGTGAACTGGCTGAGAAGGCCATCAAAGCCGCTAAGATGCTTCAAAACGATTTTCTCGGCGACCTCGCAAACTTTCTGCTTACCCGGAATAAATGA
- the xseB gene encoding exodeoxyribonuclease VII small subunit: MSERKFNFEEALVRLEEINKLLSEGNITLDKGVSLYEEGAKLAVACKEALESAKERIAKLEQYNDRR; this comes from the coding sequence ATGAGCGAAAGAAAATTCAACTTCGAAGAAGCTTTAGTACGTCTCGAAGAAATCAATAAATTGCTTTCTGAGGGCAATATAACTCTTGATAAGGGCGTCTCGCTCTACGAGGAAGGTGCAAAACTTGCCGTTGCGTGCAAAGAAGCGCTCGAATCAGCCAAAGAACGTATAGCAAAACTGGAGCAGTACAATGACAGAAGATAG
- the xseA gene encoding exodeoxyribonuclease VII large subunit — protein MSITLTVTQLNSYLKAVLDSDDLLRNIFVTGEISNFTQHFKTGHLYFTLKDRNSTIKCVMFAPASKRLMFAPCDGLAVIVSGRISLFERDSNCQIYVENIAPNGTGAAKEALKKLFKKLNAEHMFDESKKLPLPKYPNKAAVITSASGAAYHDVVSVWKRRWPLCDLELVPAAVQGDQAVSQIRAALNKLQNSDPEVILLTRGGGSDEDLWIFNDEELVRTVASSKIPVVSAVGHDIDYTLCDMAASFRAATPTAAAELVFPDWREIYRIVETVSSETTRLVYALIDDYECRTSIDLNAALKALLIVKQQQWIRQCEKLEALSPISTLLRGYSIAFSDGTAVQNAKELRRKKEFDLKFYDGEVPCRVRSDKNSLL, from the coding sequence GTGAGTATTACTTTAACTGTTACACAACTAAACTCCTATCTCAAAGCCGTCTTGGACAGCGATGATCTGCTTCGAAATATCTTCGTGACCGGCGAAATTTCAAACTTCACACAGCATTTTAAAACAGGACATCTCTATTTTACTCTTAAAGACAGAAACAGTACCATTAAATGCGTGATGTTTGCTCCGGCATCAAAAAGATTGATGTTTGCGCCTTGTGATGGGCTTGCGGTTATTGTAAGCGGCAGAATTTCACTGTTTGAGCGAGACTCCAACTGCCAAATCTATGTTGAAAATATCGCCCCGAACGGTACAGGTGCAGCCAAAGAAGCGTTAAAAAAACTCTTTAAAAAACTGAATGCCGAACATATGTTTGATGAGTCAAAAAAACTGCCACTGCCGAAATATCCGAATAAAGCGGCGGTGATCACCTCGGCTTCTGGAGCCGCTTATCACGATGTCGTCTCGGTCTGGAAACGCCGTTGGCCGCTCTGTGACCTCGAATTGGTTCCGGCAGCGGTTCAGGGGGATCAAGCGGTTTCACAAATCCGTGCCGCTCTTAATAAGCTGCAAAATTCCGATCCCGAAGTAATTTTGTTAACTCGCGGCGGCGGCTCGGATGAAGACCTTTGGATTTTCAACGACGAAGAGTTGGTACGCACAGTCGCTTCGAGCAAGATTCCGGTCGTCAGCGCTGTCGGCCATGATATTGATTACACACTGTGCGATATGGCGGCCTCATTTCGCGCCGCAACCCCTACCGCAGCAGCCGAACTTGTTTTTCCCGATTGGCGTGAGATTTATCGCATCGTTGAAACGGTTTCATCGGAGACAACGAGACTGGTTTATGCATTGATTGACGATTATGAATGCAGGACAAGCATTGACTTAAACGCTGCTTTGAAAGCATTATTAATTGTCAAACAGCAGCAGTGGATTAGACAATGTGAAAAACTTGAGGCCTTGTCGCCTATTTCAACGCTGCTGCGCGGATATTCCATCGCATTTTCGGACGGCACGGCGGTTCAAAACGCAAAAGAACTTCGGAGAAAGAAAGAATTTGATCTGAAATTTTATGACGGTGAAGTGCCGTGCCGGGTAAGATCAGATAAAAACTCTCTTTTATAA
- a CDS encoding peptidase M22, with protein MKNKTDSILAFDTSNYTTSAAILRSGFETNRNGIVQSRLLLPVKEGDKGLRQSDAVFLHIKHLPAVIEKLGVISNIDAIGYSSAPRDCNGSYMPCFKVGEAMAKSMASVLGVPLHAFSHQAGHIAAAVFGLDILSLLSEKFYAFHLSGGTLECVFVRPDKDKIISCELIGGTADISAGQAIDRIGVMLGFKFPCGPVLEKLALKSSRTFNRKAPIKDGRICLSGLENLCRELYNKERPEDIARFCLDYIGSSVAQLSKELTKTNEDAKIVYCGGVAANTLIREKLVCERALFAPVELCTDNAVGTAVLTAMKEGVL; from the coding sequence ATGAAAAATAAGACCGATTCAATATTGGCATTTGATACCAGCAATTACACAACCTCTGCCGCAATACTCAGAAGCGGCTTTGAAACAAACCGAAACGGTATTGTTCAAAGCCGGCTTTTACTACCGGTCAAAGAGGGCGATAAAGGTTTACGCCAAAGCGATGCGGTATTTTTGCATATAAAGCACTTACCCGCAGTGATTGAAAAACTCGGAGTCATTTCAAACATTGATGCAATTGGGTATAGCTCTGCGCCGAGAGACTGTAACGGCTCTTATATGCCGTGTTTTAAAGTCGGCGAAGCGATGGCAAAGTCAATGGCTTCGGTTCTCGGGGTGCCGTTGCATGCCTTTTCACATCAGGCGGGGCATATCGCTGCCGCTGTTTTCGGATTGGACATACTGTCGCTTTTATCAGAAAAATTTTATGCGTTTCATCTATCCGGCGGCACGCTCGAGTGCGTTTTTGTTCGTCCGGATAAGGATAAAATCATCTCCTGCGAGCTCATCGGGGGCACCGCGGATATCAGCGCAGGGCAGGCAATCGATCGGATAGGTGTAATGCTCGGTTTTAAATTCCCCTGCGGGCCGGTGCTTGAAAAGCTCGCTTTAAAAAGCAGTCGTACTTTCAATAGGAAAGCGCCGATCAAAGACGGCAGGATCTGTTTGTCCGGTCTTGAAAATTTATGCAGAGAATTGTATAATAAAGAGCGTCCGGAAGATATTGCGAGGTTTTGTCTGGACTATATCGGTTCAAGTGTTGCGCAGTTGTCGAAAGAATTGACGAAAACTAATGAGGACGCAAAAATTGTTTATTGCGGTGGCGTAGCGGCTAATACTCTCATTCGGGAAAAACTCGTTTGCGAGCGGGCTCTGTTTGCTCCGGTTGAGTTATGTACCGACAACGCAGTCGGAACCGCTGTTCTAACCGCTATGAAGGAGGGTGTTCTGTGA
- the nusB gene encoding transcription antitermination factor NusB, whose protein sequence is MNRKESREAGFLIVFEQSFTEETVESIVELAREHREFKYDDYSFELAKGVAVNRAEIDKYISENLKDWTLKRISKVAHAILLCCIYEFKFGNIPVEVAINEAVELSKKYSLPEDTKFINGILGSISRADKSEKEVPVETKQDEK, encoded by the coding sequence ATGAACCGAAAAGAATCCAGAGAAGCCGGATTTTTGATTGTATTTGAACAATCCTTTACCGAAGAGACTGTCGAATCCATCGTTGAATTGGCGAGGGAGCATCGAGAGTTCAAATATGATGATTACTCGTTTGAATTAGCAAAAGGTGTCGCCGTAAACCGAGCGGAAATAGATAAGTATATCTCTGAAAATCTGAAAGACTGGACTTTGAAACGCATTTCCAAGGTCGCCCATGCGATTTTACTCTGCTGTATTTACGAGTTTAAATTCGGGAATATTCCCGTGGAAGTTGCGATCAACGAAGCAGTTGAATTATCGAAAAAGTATTCGCTGCCCGAAGACACTAAATTTATCAACGGTATTCTCGGCTCGATTTCTCGCGCTGATAAAAGCGAGAAGGAAGTACCCGTCGAAACCAAACAAGATGAAAAATAA
- a CDS encoding SpoIIIAH-like family protein: protein MKNGKRQIILAALVVALGVTVYLSWVFGNQAPLTDTTGATNLSDIIDVGNTNIEGVEGILTENAEKYFTTARLSRQKTRDEAIQTMQDTINNATDEDVKMTVAQSVLVMADNIEAEGRIENLVMAKGFADCMAYINDGTVSVVVAAGEDGLTAAQAAQIQDITVTESGADVENIRIIEMK, encoded by the coding sequence ATGAAAAACGGAAAGCGGCAGATTATTCTGGCGGCCTTGGTGGTGGCGTTGGGAGTGACGGTATATCTCAGCTGGGTATTCGGCAATCAAGCGCCTTTAACCGATACAACCGGCGCAACCAATCTGAGCGATATCATTGACGTCGGGAACACCAACATTGAAGGTGTAGAAGGCATTCTGACAGAAAATGCCGAGAAGTATTTTACAACCGCCCGCCTTTCACGCCAGAAGACGCGGGATGAAGCGATTCAAACAATGCAAGATACGATTAATAACGCTACCGATGAAGATGTCAAAATGACCGTGGCTCAATCGGTGTTGGTCATGGCTGATAATATCGAAGCTGAGGGGCGAATCGAAAATCTCGTAATGGCAAAGGGCTTTGCCGACTGCATGGCCTACATCAATGACGGAACTGTCAGTGTTGTGGTGGCGGCGGGAGAAGATGGTTTAACCGCAGCTCAGGCGGCGCAGATTCAAGATATCACTGTCACAGAAAGCGGTGCAGACGTCGAAAATATAAGAATCATCGAAATGAAGTAA
- a CDS encoding SpoIIIAC/SpoIIIAD family protein — translation MSIDIITVALLGMATAVICVILKQYKPEFSAALAIGFSVILLLYLLSKINPIVKALETLATQSGIPTEFFSAVTKALGISILVGLSCDSCTDAGQNSLASNIELAGKIAIVLLCIPLIGEIVEVVKKLLV, via the coding sequence ATGAGTATCGACATCATCACGGTTGCGCTGCTCGGCATGGCAACAGCGGTAATTTGTGTGATTCTAAAACAGTACAAGCCCGAATTCAGCGCCGCATTAGCCATCGGATTTTCAGTAATTTTACTGTTATATCTGCTCTCAAAAATTAATCCGATTGTAAAAGCGTTGGAGACATTGGCTACTCAAAGCGGTATTCCTACCGAATTTTTTTCCGCAGTCACAAAAGCGCTCGGTATCAGCATTTTAGTCGGGCTTTCCTGTGACAGTTGCACTGACGCCGGTCAAAATTCCCTTGCTTCAAACATCGAACTCGCCGGAAAAATTGCCATCGTTCTGCTTTGTATTCCCTTAATCGGTGAGATTGTGGAAGTGGTGAAAAAACTGCTGGTATGA
- the spoIIIAC gene encoding stage III sporulation protein AC, which yields MDINFIFKVAAIGIIVAVLHQILTRSGREEQAMLTTLAGLIVVLTMIVYEISNLFRTIKSLFGL from the coding sequence CTGGACATCAACTTTATTTTCAAGGTTGCGGCAATCGGCATTATCGTAGCGGTGCTCCATCAAATTCTCACGCGTTCCGGGCGCGAAGAACAGGCGATGCTGACCACGCTGGCGGGTCTGATCGTGGTGCTGACGATGATCGTCTATGAAATCAGCAATCTTTTCCGCACGATCAAATCACTGTTCGGTTTATGA